The Corynebacterium confusum genome has a window encoding:
- the rpsI gene encoding 30S ribosomal protein S9, producing the protein MTEQNNIDNNVADAADIAAAAAATEEFTNTIGDVVAPESAEETEAAAPAIHEGPIQTVGRRKRAIARVRLVAGSGEIVVNGRTLDDYFPNKLHQQDILTPLTLLDRENQFDIKVTVNGGGPTGQAGALRLAIARALNVYNPADRAALKKAGLLTRDARAVERKKAGLHKARRAPQYSKR; encoded by the coding sequence ATGACCGAGCAGAACAACATTGACAACAACGTGGCAGACGCTGCTGACATCGCAGCCGCAGCCGCCGCAACCGAAGAGTTCACCAACACCATCGGTGACGTCGTTGCTCCGGAGTCCGCCGAGGAGACCGAGGCTGCTGCCCCGGCCATCCACGAGGGCCCGATCCAGACCGTTGGTCGCCGTAAGCGCGCCATCGCTCGTGTCCGCTTGGTTGCCGGCTCCGGCGAGATCGTGGTCAACGGCCGCACCCTGGACGACTACTTCCCGAACAAGTTGCACCAGCAGGATATCCTCACTCCGCTGACCCTGCTGGACCGCGAGAACCAGTTCGACATCAAGGTCACCGTCAACGGCGGCGGCCCGACCGGCCAGGCCGGCGCTCTGCGCCTGGCTATCGCCCGCGCACTCAACGTCTACAACCCGGCTGACCGCGCCGCCCTGAAGAAGGCCGGCCTGCTCACCCGTGACGCCCGTGCCGTCGAGCGCAAGAAGGCTGGTCTGCACAAGGCACGTCGTGCCCCGCAGTACTCCAAGCGTTAA
- a CDS encoding FAD-binding oxidoreductase: MSAGRTLRESLINVTGRATNALASALPGRTVDAESIQPIGWHRHAEGVRRLLDSFQAVPAGKRVRLAKKTSNLFRGRESTTPGLDVSGLDGVIAIDPVAQTADVQGMCTYEDLVDATLPFGLAPLVVPQLKTITLGGAVTGMGVESTSFRNGLPHESVLEMDVLDGNGQIMTCSREENVDLFRTFPNSYGSLGYAVRLTIELEEVPSLIEVRSVRFHDLESFQDALAEASASGEFDGARLHGLDGVAFSPQEAYLVLAVAAGDAAVHTSNYTGQAIYYRSLQHPNGTSHDLLSIRDYIWRWDTDWFWCSRAFGAQNPTVRKIWPRQWRRSSFYWKIVRLDRKYQLEYNFLKKPKGLPASERVVQDVEVTADKTAQWLAWFFAASDIQPVWLCPIRLRDGVEDLVGTGEVTAESDAPWPLYPLKPGTTWINVGFWSGVPADHVSPAQEPGAFNKVIEAKVSELGGHKSLYSEAFYTPEQFAELYGGDLPEKMKQQADPAGRFPTLYDKTVNNS; the protein is encoded by the coding sequence ATGAGCGCAGGCCGAACCTTAAGAGAATCACTGATTAACGTCACCGGTCGAGCTACTAATGCGCTAGCAAGCGCGTTGCCCGGCCGCACTGTCGACGCGGAAAGCATTCAACCCATCGGCTGGCACCGCCACGCAGAAGGCGTGCGCCGGCTGCTGGACAGCTTCCAGGCCGTCCCCGCCGGCAAGCGGGTGCGCCTGGCGAAGAAAACCTCCAACCTCTTCCGCGGCCGCGAGTCCACCACCCCGGGGCTGGACGTGAGCGGCCTGGACGGGGTCATCGCTATCGACCCGGTGGCCCAGACCGCCGACGTGCAGGGCATGTGCACCTACGAGGACCTGGTGGACGCGACCCTGCCCTTCGGGCTCGCGCCGCTGGTGGTTCCGCAGCTGAAAACCATCACCCTGGGCGGAGCGGTCACCGGCATGGGGGTGGAATCCACTTCCTTCCGCAACGGCCTGCCGCACGAATCCGTGCTGGAGATGGACGTCCTCGACGGCAACGGGCAGATCATGACCTGCTCGCGGGAAGAAAACGTGGACCTGTTCCGCACCTTCCCCAACTCCTACGGCTCGCTGGGCTACGCGGTCCGCCTGACTATCGAGCTCGAGGAAGTCCCCTCCCTCATCGAGGTCCGCTCCGTGCGCTTCCACGACCTGGAAAGCTTCCAGGACGCTCTGGCCGAGGCCTCCGCCAGCGGGGAATTCGACGGCGCCCGCCTGCACGGCCTCGACGGGGTGGCCTTCAGCCCGCAGGAGGCCTACCTGGTGCTGGCGGTCGCGGCTGGCGATGCCGCCGTCCACACCTCGAACTACACCGGCCAGGCCATCTACTACCGCAGCCTGCAGCACCCTAACGGCACGAGCCACGACCTGCTGAGCATCCGCGACTACATCTGGCGCTGGGATACGGACTGGTTCTGGTGCTCCCGGGCTTTCGGGGCGCAGAACCCGACGGTGCGCAAGATCTGGCCGCGCCAGTGGCGCCGCAGCTCCTTCTACTGGAAAATCGTGCGCCTGGACCGCAAGTACCAGCTGGAATACAACTTCCTCAAAAAGCCCAAGGGCCTGCCGGCCTCCGAGCGGGTGGTCCAGGACGTGGAGGTCACCGCCGACAAGACCGCTCAGTGGCTCGCCTGGTTCTTTGCCGCCAGCGATATCCAGCCGGTGTGGCTGTGCCCCATCCGGCTGCGCGACGGCGTCGAGGACTTAGTCGGCACCGGAGAGGTTACCGCTGAGTCGGACGCGCCCTGGCCGCTGTACCCCTTGAAGCCGGGAACGACCTGGATCAACGTCGGGTTCTGGTCCGGGGTCCCGGCCGACCACGTCAGCCCGGCACAGGAGCCCGGCGCCTTCAACAAAGTCATCGAGGCCAAGGTCAGCGAGCTGGGCGGACACAAGTCCCTGTACTCCGAGGCCTTCTATACTCCGGAGCAGTTCGCCGAGCTCTACGGCGGCGACCTGCCGGAGAAGATGAAACAACAGGCCGACCCGGCGGGCCGTTTTCCCACCCTCTACGACAAGACCGTGAACAACTCTTAA
- a CDS encoding helix-turn-helix domain-containing protein translates to MSAQDTATPTIGPRFYSLQDLNELGLGSESLLRKAIKEGRLAVHRFGSAYRVSQEDLDSYLDAARVPSPHMFDNFVDAVVDAAPKLSNEQRQQLGVK, encoded by the coding sequence ATGTCTGCACAAGACACCGCTACCCCGACTATCGGACCTCGTTTCTACTCTCTGCAAGACCTCAACGAACTCGGCCTCGGCTCAGAGTCTCTGCTTCGTAAGGCCATCAAAGAAGGCCGACTTGCCGTTCACCGTTTCGGTTCTGCCTACCGCGTCAGCCAGGAAGACCTGGATAGCTACCTCGATGCCGCACGTGTGCCGTCGCCGCACATGTTCGACAACTTTGTCGATGCTGTCGTTGATGCAGCACCGAAGCTCAGCAATGAGCAGCGCCAGCAGCTCGGGGTTAAGTAG
- a CDS encoding SAM-dependent methyltransferase, producing the protein MPGKFQPMTVAEIIDAFVPAANPFYWTAFDGSSTGNPDSQYHVSINNVEGLSYIATAPGDVGLARAFITDGITVKGEHLAHPYGIFDALHEMYRKFERPDTSTLLKIVRSLASMGAIQIQPVPEAERAGRFERMLRQGLSRHSKERDADVISDHYDVGNDFYELFLGDSMTYTCAYYPSPDASLDEAQDNKYRLVFEKLHLKEGDRHLDLGCGWGGMVRYAARRGVKSIGVTLSREQAEWGQKKILEEGLEDLAEIRYMDYRDVTEDNFDAISSIGLMEHIGVKNYANYFDFLSGKLREGGVMVNHCITYPDNHKTPRGSFIDRYIFPDGELTGSGTIVRKMQDHGFEVFHEENLRFDYMRTLSAWCENLKDNWEEAVSLVGLPTARLWGMYMAGSQWGFEHNIVQLHQVVGIKLDKTGSRCGTPERRWWNDSVF; encoded by the coding sequence ATGCCCGGTAAGTTTCAGCCGATGACGGTCGCCGAAATCATCGATGCCTTCGTCCCTGCCGCCAACCCCTTCTACTGGACCGCGTTCGATGGTTCTTCCACCGGCAACCCGGACTCGCAGTATCACGTGTCCATCAACAACGTAGAGGGCCTGTCCTATATCGCCACCGCCCCGGGCGACGTCGGCCTGGCCCGCGCCTTTATCACCGACGGCATCACGGTCAAGGGCGAGCACCTGGCACACCCCTACGGCATCTTCGACGCCCTGCACGAGATGTACCGGAAGTTCGAGCGGCCGGATACCAGCACGCTGCTGAAGATCGTGCGCTCGCTGGCCTCGATGGGCGCTATCCAGATCCAGCCGGTGCCGGAGGCCGAGCGCGCCGGCCGGTTCGAGCGCATGCTGCGCCAGGGCCTGTCCCGGCACTCCAAGGAACGCGACGCAGACGTCATCTCCGATCACTACGACGTGGGCAACGACTTCTACGAGCTCTTCCTGGGCGATTCCATGACCTATACCTGCGCCTACTACCCCAGCCCGGACGCATCCCTGGACGAGGCCCAGGACAACAAGTACCGCCTGGTCTTTGAGAAGCTGCACCTGAAGGAAGGCGACCGCCACCTGGACCTCGGCTGCGGCTGGGGCGGCATGGTCCGCTACGCCGCCCGCCGGGGCGTGAAGTCCATCGGCGTGACGCTCTCACGCGAGCAGGCCGAGTGGGGGCAGAAGAAGATCCTGGAGGAAGGCCTCGAGGATCTGGCCGAGATCCGCTACATGGACTACCGCGACGTGACGGAGGATAACTTCGACGCCATCTCCTCTATCGGCCTGATGGAGCACATCGGCGTGAAGAACTACGCCAACTACTTCGACTTCTTGTCCGGCAAGCTGCGCGAGGGCGGCGTGATGGTCAACCACTGCATCACCTACCCGGACAACCACAAGACCCCGCGCGGTTCCTTCATCGACCGCTACATCTTCCCCGACGGGGAGCTGACCGGCTCAGGCACCATCGTCCGCAAGATGCAGGACCACGGCTTCGAGGTCTTCCACGAGGAAAACCTGCGCTTCGACTACATGCGCACACTGTCGGCCTGGTGCGAGAACCTCAAGGACAACTGGGAGGAGGCCGTCAGCCTGGTCGGCCTGCCGACCGCCCGCCTGTGGGGCATGTACATGGCCGGATCCCAGTGGGGCTTCGAGCACAACATCGTCCAGCTCCACCAGGTGGTGGGCATCAAGCTGGACAAGACCGGATCCCGCTGCGGTACCCCGGAGCGCCGCTGGTGGAACGACTCGGTCTTCTAG
- a CDS encoding WXG100 family type VII secretion target, with amino-acid sequence MHTTFKTEAEVMQATAGHVDSTNEEIQGELSRLHNVVEGARASWEGRAQLSFDNLMQRYNASAQQLREALSAISDNIRSNARNFDDVEAQNAQVLNNVGGAGLAL; translated from the coding sequence ATGCACACTACGTTCAAGACCGAAGCCGAGGTCATGCAGGCCACGGCCGGGCATGTCGATTCGACCAATGAGGAAATCCAGGGCGAGCTGTCCCGCCTGCACAACGTCGTGGAGGGCGCCCGCGCGAGCTGGGAGGGCCGCGCGCAGCTGTCCTTCGACAACCTCATGCAGCGCTACAACGCCTCCGCCCAGCAGCTGCGTGAGGCCCTGTCCGCCATCTCGGACAACATCCGCAGCAACGCCCGCAACTTCGACGACGTCGAGGCCCAGAACGCGCAGGTCCTCAACAACGTCGGCGGCGCCGGCCTAGCCCTGTAG
- a CDS encoding WXG100 family type VII secretion target, whose amino-acid sequence MTAIKYEFGAIEAAAADINSTSARINGLLDELKSIIEPMAATWEGESAAAYQQAQRKWDNAALELNQVLMTISRTVSEGNDAMSDVNRRAAASWG is encoded by the coding sequence ATGACCGCTATCAAGTACGAATTCGGCGCCATCGAGGCCGCCGCTGCCGATATCAACTCCACCTCGGCCCGCATCAACGGCCTGCTGGATGAGCTCAAGTCCATCATCGAGCCCATGGCCGCTACCTGGGAGGGCGAGTCCGCAGCCGCCTACCAGCAGGCCCAGCGCAAGTGGGACAACGCCGCCCTGGAGCTAAACCAGGTGCTGATGACCATCTCCCGCACCGTCTCCGAGGGCAACGACGCCATGAGCGACGTCAACCGCCGCGCCGCCGCCAGCTGGGGCTAA
- a CDS encoding type VII secretion-associated protein, with protein MTTAAPALLTITILDTATIFEGPETVYRYDLPGTGIVEGWALDGALEQAEKILGAHWPEASIKVCADSSATAVSAEAVSIITRQLEGREVPVVDTNEHAVSHPATEVFAPLAPAADATLTGGSHQDAPRAEPLRPKADDSAKSGWFQPFYALLAVVVLIVAGVAWFVVGRGGDANEESAGGGATDNAVAAAPAGQDAGPPAPGEAGSDGPANEPPPAPEQLNAAGLSVQLPQGFHAEESAEGDGLVTATGPDPDLRVLFAADPLYSVPADYLLEQIQEEIADDDALSHPQEHDGRLTYVEKPGDDSHVVWATWVDGDHQLSVGCHTRELPSVAQKAACRMAEESLVREG; from the coding sequence ATGACGACCGCCGCACCCGCTTTGTTGACCATCACCATCCTGGACACCGCCACCATTTTCGAGGGCCCGGAAACCGTGTACCGCTACGACCTGCCCGGCACCGGGATAGTCGAGGGCTGGGCCCTGGACGGCGCGCTCGAGCAGGCGGAGAAGATCCTGGGCGCGCACTGGCCGGAAGCCTCCATCAAGGTCTGCGCGGATTCCAGCGCGACTGCGGTCTCGGCGGAAGCCGTGAGCATCATTACCCGGCAGCTCGAAGGCCGGGAGGTGCCGGTGGTGGACACTAATGAGCACGCGGTCTCCCATCCGGCAACCGAGGTCTTCGCCCCGCTCGCACCGGCTGCCGATGCCACCCTTACTGGCGGCTCACACCAGGACGCGCCGCGCGCCGAGCCGCTGCGGCCGAAAGCCGACGATTCCGCGAAGAGTGGGTGGTTCCAGCCCTTCTACGCGCTGCTGGCCGTGGTGGTGCTGATCGTGGCCGGCGTGGCCTGGTTCGTGGTCGGCCGCGGCGGCGATGCGAACGAGGAGAGCGCGGGCGGTGGGGCAACCGATAACGCGGTGGCGGCCGCCCCAGCCGGTCAGGACGCGGGCCCACCGGCGCCCGGGGAGGCGGGCAGCGACGGGCCGGCAAACGAGCCGCCGCCGGCACCGGAGCAGTTAAACGCGGCGGGCCTGTCGGTGCAGCTGCCGCAGGGCTTTCACGCCGAGGAATCCGCCGAGGGCGATGGGCTGGTCACGGCCACGGGGCCGGATCCGGACCTGCGGGTGCTCTTCGCCGCGGATCCGCTCTATTCGGTGCCCGCGGACTACTTGCTGGAACAAATCCAGGAAGAAATCGCCGACGACGACGCCCTGTCTCACCCGCAGGAGCACGACGGCCGGCTGACCTACGTGGAAAAGCCCGGGGACGACTCGCACGTGGTCTGGGCGACGTGGGTGGACGGCGATCACCAGCTGTCCGTGGGCTGTCACACCCGCGAGCTGCCCAGCGTCGCGCAGAAGGCGGCCTGCCGCATGGCCGAAGAATCCCTGGTCCGGGAGGGCTAG
- a CDS encoding IS1249 family transposase: MRRNRPRCPVCAGQMKKNGTTSKGTTRWRCKSPNCGNSTTRTRTDLSHTRDFKAFHSYITCTATLAEVARQQGVSRWTLDRRFTPFWLIEVTNPGESHRVYDQIFIDGTYTAAGCLLVAASYDHVIAWHWAKSETAHAYTQLLNKIAEPLCVVLDGGQGAYTAIKACWPNAQIQRCVVHAQRVIRRYTTSKPRTSAGQAIYALALKLTRITTMEQAREWTLNLHDFGVVYASFLNEKTPVPKERRTLNHRWEWTHLRVRKAYNSLLHLSRKGWLFTYLQPPPHALEPGRWAATTNSLEGGVNAQLKRLADAHRGRTGERQRTMLEWYLHSKTQLPDDPLGIARQCNFGQDQLAKVNNLAEEDHNKADQETGRPAFYDNAIPTEYNHSIGIRKGPFK; this comes from the coding sequence GTGAGACGAAACCGACCACGATGCCCCGTATGTGCTGGGCAAATGAAGAAAAACGGCACCACATCCAAAGGAACAACACGATGGCGGTGCAAAAGCCCCAACTGCGGCAACTCAACGACACGCACCCGCACCGATCTGAGCCACACCCGCGACTTCAAAGCCTTCCACTCCTACATCACGTGCACCGCAACACTGGCTGAAGTAGCCCGCCAGCAAGGAGTAAGCAGATGGACGCTTGATCGCCGGTTTACACCGTTTTGGCTCATAGAGGTAACCAACCCCGGTGAGTCTCACCGCGTCTACGACCAGATCTTCATCGACGGCACATATACCGCTGCCGGGTGCTTGCTCGTCGCCGCAAGCTATGACCATGTCATCGCCTGGCATTGGGCAAAAAGCGAAACCGCCCACGCCTACACGCAGCTTTTAAACAAGATCGCAGAACCCTTATGCGTTGTCCTTGACGGCGGGCAAGGCGCCTACACCGCTATCAAAGCGTGCTGGCCCAATGCACAGATCCAGCGCTGTGTGGTCCATGCCCAGCGCGTTATCCGTCGCTACACCACCTCTAAACCACGCACCAGCGCAGGCCAAGCCATTTACGCGCTCGCGTTGAAGTTGACGCGGATCACCACCATGGAACAGGCCCGCGAATGGACTCTGAACTTGCACGATTTCGGGGTCGTCTATGCCAGTTTCCTCAACGAGAAAACACCGGTGCCGAAGGAACGCAGAACCCTCAACCACCGGTGGGAATGGACCCACCTGCGGGTACGCAAGGCCTACAATTCGCTGTTGCACCTCTCGCGGAAGGGGTGGTTGTTTACCTATCTGCAGCCACCACCGCACGCGCTCGAACCAGGCCGGTGGGCCGCAACTACCAACAGTCTGGAAGGCGGAGTCAACGCGCAACTCAAACGACTCGCCGACGCTCACCGCGGCAGGACAGGAGAGCGCCAACGCACAATGCTCGAGTGGTACCTCCACTCCAAAACGCAGCTGCCTGACGATCCCCTAGGAATCGCCAGGCAGTGCAATTTCGGGCAAGACCAACTCGCCAAAGTCAACAATCTTGCCGAAGAAGACCACAACAAAGCCGACCAGGAAACAGGCCGACCAGCCTTCTACGACAACGCTATCCCAACCGAATACAACCACTCCATCGGAATCAGGAAAGGACCCTTCAAATAA
- the rplM gene encoding 50S ribosomal protein L13, with product MSTFHPKSGDITRKWYVIDATDVVLGKLASTVADLLRGKHKPQFAPNVDCGDHVIIINADKIHISSNKRDREKRYRHSGYPGGLKTMTLGQSLDANPVRVIEEAVTGMMPHNKLSRSSARKLHVFAGEEHPYAGQKPESYELKQVAQ from the coding sequence TTGTCTACTTTCCACCCTAAGAGCGGTGACATCACCCGCAAGTGGTACGTCATCGACGCTACTGACGTGGTGCTGGGCAAGCTCGCTTCCACCGTGGCAGACCTGCTGCGTGGCAAGCACAAGCCGCAGTTCGCACCGAACGTTGACTGTGGTGACCACGTCATCATCATCAACGCTGACAAGATCCACATCTCTTCCAACAAGCGTGACCGCGAAAAGCGCTACCGCCACTCCGGCTACCCGGGTGGTCTGAAGACCATGACCCTGGGTCAGTCTTTGGACGCAAACCCGGTTCGCGTTATCGAAGAAGCTGTCACCGGCATGATGCCGCACAACAAGCTTTCCCGTTCTTCCGCCCGCAAGCTGCACGTCTTTGCAGGCGAGGAGCACCCGTACGCCGGCCAGAAGCCGGAATCCTACGAGCTTAAGCAGGTGGCACAGTAA